A part of Marinomonas rhizomae genomic DNA contains:
- a CDS encoding leucine-rich repeat-containing protein kinase family protein, whose amino-acid sequence MHTLDQLNRGELKGVTRLQLSENLSVFPEAIFDLADSLEILDLSNNKLRELPADLSRLKKLRILFCSNNRFTQLPEVLGQCEKLEMIGFKSNQITTVSSDSLPTLTRWLILTDNKLTSLPDDFGRLTRLQKLALAGNRLTALPDSIKECRKLELVRLSANKLIAFPDALLALPRLAWLAFSGNPFCAQRDPHNEFKTVFFRDLELHQVLGQGASGVISRATWWENSFNFSDSVAVKVFKGDVTSDGYPEDELDACLAVGSHNNLVQPLAKVTEDDCSALVMELIPAHYTNLGQPPSLESCTRDTFVEDQQFSIDKIVRIIQQVDQLIAHFCEKKVSHGDLYAHNTLINDNGHVLFGDFGAASKYANLSLQQQQGIERIERRALGFFIDDMLGLCIEEDKNSDLYQSLRSHAFS is encoded by the coding sequence TTGCACACACTTGACCAACTTAATCGTGGAGAGTTGAAAGGCGTTACTCGCCTACAGCTATCCGAAAATTTAAGCGTTTTTCCCGAGGCTATCTTTGACCTCGCCGACAGCCTAGAAATTTTGGATCTATCTAATAACAAATTACGTGAGCTGCCAGCGGATTTATCACGTCTTAAAAAGCTGCGTATACTTTTTTGCTCAAACAATCGCTTTACTCAATTGCCTGAGGTTTTAGGTCAGTGTGAAAAATTGGAGATGATTGGTTTCAAAAGTAACCAAATTACTACTGTTTCTTCGGATTCGTTACCAACATTGACTCGTTGGTTGATTCTTACGGATAACAAATTAACCTCTTTACCTGACGACTTTGGAAGATTGACGCGACTGCAAAAGCTGGCATTGGCTGGGAATCGCTTAACCGCTCTTCCTGATTCCATTAAGGAATGTCGTAAACTGGAGTTGGTTAGATTATCGGCCAATAAGTTGATAGCTTTCCCTGATGCGTTGTTAGCCTTGCCACGCTTGGCTTGGTTGGCCTTCTCTGGTAATCCATTTTGTGCTCAACGTGATCCGCACAATGAATTTAAAACCGTATTTTTTCGCGATTTAGAGTTACATCAAGTGTTAGGGCAGGGCGCATCAGGCGTTATTTCTCGCGCTACTTGGTGGGAGAATAGCTTTAATTTCTCAGATTCGGTCGCTGTAAAAGTGTTTAAAGGTGATGTGACTAGCGATGGTTATCCCGAGGATGAGCTTGATGCATGCCTTGCTGTTGGAAGCCACAATAATCTGGTTCAACCGCTTGCCAAGGTGACAGAAGATGATTGCTCGGCGCTCGTGATGGAGTTGATTCCAGCGCATTATACGAATTTAGGTCAACCCCCTAGTCTTGAGTCTTGTACGCGGGATACGTTTGTGGAGGATCAACAATTCTCTATTGATAAAATTGTTCGCATTATTCAGCAAGTGGATCAACTGATCGCGCACTTTTGTGAGAAAAAAGTCAGCCATGGTGATCTTTATGCCCACAATACTTTGATCAATGATAACGGACATGTATTGTTTGGGGATTTCGGTGCAGCATCAAAATATGCCAATTTGTCTCTACAACAGCAGCAAGGAATTGAACGAATAGAGCGACGAGCTTTAGGCTTTTTTATCGACGATATGTTGGGGTTGTGTATTGAAGAGGATAAAAATAGTGACCTTTATCAATCGCTTCGCTCTCATGCTTTTTCTTAG
- a CDS encoding 6,7-dimethyl-8-ribityllumazine synthase, with protein MNQSSTNNIDFTPATKRIAILHASWHEDIVMNCVDGFKNELISRGYDASLIDVIPVPGGYEIPLQAKLLAKSGQYSAIAGTALVVDGGIYRHDFVAQAICNALMQVQLETEVPVLTAVLTPHNFHEHDEHKEYFSRHFVKKGMELANACDQTMRLTEKAKQML; from the coding sequence ATGAATCAGAGCTCAACGAATAACATAGATTTCACTCCAGCTACTAAACGCATTGCTATTCTTCATGCTTCTTGGCACGAAGATATTGTAATGAATTGCGTTGACGGCTTTAAAAACGAACTCATCTCTCGCGGCTATGACGCGTCTTTAATTGACGTCATTCCTGTGCCTGGCGGCTACGAAATCCCATTACAAGCAAAACTGCTGGCGAAAAGTGGACAATATTCCGCTATCGCTGGAACAGCACTGGTTGTAGACGGTGGCATTTATCGCCACGATTTTGTGGCTCAGGCAATTTGCAATGCATTAATGCAAGTTCAATTGGAAACGGAAGTACCTGTTTTAACCGCAGTACTAACGCCTCACAACTTCCATGAGCACGACGAGCATAAAGAATATTTCAGCCGTCATTTTGTTAAAAAAGGCATGGAGCTGGCGAATGCTTGCGATCAAACTATGCGCTTAACAGAAAAAGCGAAGCAAATGCTTTAA
- a CDS encoding MliC family protein, with protein MQIKKLLLQGVLVGTFLVGLTACSSMNEGVAPTDSANEIEDIDQTNSADYICENSPLNIFFHAEQAKLTWQDQSYVLTHAISASGAFYLGEGLSFWIHGAEAELEFNGADKSHCRLVRVKS; from the coding sequence GTGCAAATTAAAAAGCTACTTCTACAAGGTGTCTTGGTCGGTACTTTTTTAGTGGGGTTAACGGCTTGTAGCTCTATGAATGAAGGCGTCGCGCCTACAGATAGTGCGAACGAGATAGAGGACATAGACCAAACCAATTCCGCTGATTATATTTGTGAAAACTCGCCTTTAAATATATTTTTCCATGCCGAGCAAGCCAAATTAACTTGGCAAGATCAAAGCTATGTATTGACTCATGCAATCAGTGCATCTGGTGCATTTTATCTGGGCGAAGGCCTGTCTTTTTGGATTCATGGTGCTGAGGCTGAGTTAGAATTCAATGGTGCCGACAAAAGCCATTGTCGCCTTGTTCGCGTTAAATCGTAA
- the cobJ gene encoding precorrin-3B C(17)-methyltransferase gives MSKLFVMGMGPGDLGLVAPNATKALAACSDWVAYGYYLDLLGELSDGKTFHNLPLGEEIGRARLALDLAAQGKTTALISSGDIGIYAMATLVFELLDMQLQGKENHPEWLDVDIEVIPGISAMQAGASRVGAMLGHDFCTISLSDLLTPWETIDKRLHACGAGDFVVSFYNPVSKKRDWQLNHARDVLLQYRPASTPVMIGRQLTRPEEDITFTTLGELDAKDVDMFTMVSVGNSDTKHIVNGDKNWIYTPRGYSKKL, from the coding sequence ATGAGTAAGTTATTTGTAATGGGTATGGGGCCAGGTGATTTAGGTTTGGTCGCGCCAAATGCCACCAAGGCATTGGCCGCTTGTAGCGATTGGGTGGCTTACGGCTATTACTTGGATTTATTGGGTGAACTTAGTGACGGTAAAACCTTTCATAACCTGCCTTTAGGTGAAGAAATAGGTCGTGCGCGCTTGGCGCTTGATTTGGCTGCGCAAGGCAAAACTACCGCATTAATTTCCAGTGGTGATATTGGCATATATGCCATGGCGACGTTAGTGTTTGAATTGCTGGATATGCAACTGCAAGGCAAAGAAAACCATCCGGAATGGCTAGATGTCGATATTGAAGTTATCCCCGGTATTTCAGCCATGCAGGCCGGTGCAAGTCGTGTTGGCGCCATGCTGGGTCACGATTTCTGTACTATTTCACTTTCCGATTTATTAACCCCTTGGGAAACCATCGATAAACGCTTGCACGCTTGTGGCGCGGGTGATTTTGTCGTGTCGTTTTATAACCCTGTTTCAAAGAAAAGAGATTGGCAACTTAACCACGCTCGTGATGTCCTATTGCAATATCGTCCAGCCAGCACACCTGTGATGATTGGGCGTCAATTAACACGCCCTGAAGAAGATATTACTTTTACGACACTGGGTGAATTAGACGCAAAAGATGTGGATATGTTCACCATGGTTAGCGTTGGGAACTCCGACACCAAACACATAGTTAATGGTGATAAGAATTGGATTTATACGCCGCGCGGCTACTCTAAAAAGCTTTAG
- the cobM gene encoding precorrin-4 C(11)-methyltransferase: protein MTVYFIGAGPGDPDLMTVKAVKTMERCPIVLYAGSLIPSQVIDSVRGTAEAIYDTAEMNLDETTAVIAKAAQEGKDVARLQSGDPALYGAIGEQIRRLEALDIDYEVIPGVSAVAASAALLRKELTLSGVSQTVIMTRYEGKTPFPERERLPALAQSGATLAIHLGITRIHKIVEELIPHYGEDCPVAVCYRTSWPDQDYVVGTLADIVAKVREKKFTRTSLILVGKVLDTEDFADSYLYDKGQAHIFRKIHKSKKA, encoded by the coding sequence ATGACAGTGTATTTTATTGGCGCAGGCCCTGGTGATCCAGATTTGATGACAGTGAAAGCGGTCAAAACCATGGAGCGCTGCCCGATTGTTCTTTATGCCGGTTCCTTGATTCCATCACAGGTGATCGATAGTGTCCGTGGTACAGCCGAAGCGATTTATGATACAGCCGAAATGAATCTAGATGAAACCACCGCAGTCATCGCAAAAGCGGCTCAAGAAGGCAAAGACGTTGCACGTTTACAGTCTGGTGACCCTGCTTTATATGGTGCGATTGGCGAGCAAATTCGTCGTTTAGAAGCGTTAGATATTGATTATGAAGTGATTCCTGGTGTTAGTGCTGTGGCGGCATCGGCTGCGTTATTGCGCAAAGAATTGACCTTATCGGGCGTCTCTCAAACCGTTATTATGACGCGCTATGAAGGCAAAACACCTTTCCCAGAACGGGAGCGTTTGCCAGCCTTGGCGCAAAGTGGCGCGACGTTAGCGATTCATCTTGGTATTACTCGTATCCATAAAATCGTTGAAGAACTCATTCCTCATTATGGTGAAGATTGTCCTGTTGCTGTGTGTTATCGCACCAGTTGGCCGGATCAAGATTATGTTGTGGGAACTTTAGCGGATATTGTTGCCAAAGTAAGAGAGAAAAAATTTACTCGTACCAGTTTGATATTGGTCGGGAAGGTATTAGACACAGAAGATTTCGCGGATTCCTATTTATACGATAAAGGACAGGCGCACATTTTTCGTAAAATACATAAGTCTAAGAAAGCATAA
- the cobW gene encoding cobalamin biosynthesis protein CobW, which produces MQLNKIPTTIVTGFLGSGKTTLLSNVLKQAAGKRIAVIVNEFGELDIDSDLLRSCPLDCPEGVEEGSQRSDDGFYELANGCICCTVEEEFLPVMQQLVARRGDIDHILIETSGLALPKPLVQAFNWPGIKEHCTVDAVITVVDGEAVAAGRFAHDEDKVQAQRQADDSLDHDPSLQELLDDQLSAADLVVVSKNDLLNDEERSRVQAIIAHQVPNTVKTVYIENGEAALDVLLGIDAATESRIDDVHNHHDHHHAHGEHHDHAHDHFDSFVVTLGEVQSDLLQETLAQLVEEHNIFRVKGFAAVHGKPMRQVFQVVGTRLDRYFDRLWLPEEVRKTQLVFIGKGISKEQVENVLHDALSA; this is translated from the coding sequence ATGCAGTTGAATAAAATTCCAACAACAATTGTGACTGGCTTTTTGGGCAGTGGTAAAACAACTTTATTATCCAATGTGCTAAAGCAAGCGGCAGGCAAACGTATCGCCGTGATCGTTAATGAATTTGGTGAGCTAGACATAGATTCCGATCTATTGCGCTCTTGTCCACTTGATTGCCCAGAAGGGGTGGAAGAGGGGAGCCAACGCAGTGATGATGGCTTTTACGAATTGGCGAACGGCTGTATTTGCTGCACGGTAGAAGAAGAGTTTTTACCTGTCATGCAGCAGCTTGTTGCTCGCCGTGGTGATATTGATCATATCTTGATTGAAACCAGTGGATTGGCGTTACCAAAACCTTTGGTGCAAGCCTTTAATTGGCCGGGCATTAAAGAGCATTGCACGGTCGATGCGGTGATTACCGTGGTGGATGGTGAGGCTGTGGCTGCAGGCCGTTTTGCTCATGACGAAGACAAAGTACAGGCTCAGCGCCAAGCGGACGACAGTCTGGATCATGATCCTAGCTTGCAGGAATTATTAGACGATCAGCTAAGCGCGGCAGACTTGGTAGTGGTTAGTAAAAACGACTTACTCAACGACGAAGAACGTTCTCGCGTGCAAGCGATTATTGCTCACCAAGTACCAAACACAGTCAAAACGGTCTACATCGAAAACGGTGAAGCGGCATTGGATGTCTTGTTAGGCATTGACGCTGCAACGGAAAGTCGTATCGACGACGTGCATAATCACCACGATCATCATCATGCTCATGGCGAGCATCACGACCATGCCCATGATCACTTTGACTCTTTTGTGGTGACCTTAGGTGAAGTTCAGTCTGATCTTTTACAAGAAACCCTGGCGCAACTGGTCGAAGAGCACAACATCTTCCGCGTAAAAGGCTTTGCTGCCGTTCATGGCAAGCCGATGCGCCAAGTGTTTCAAGTAGTAGGAACGCGTTTAGATCGTTATTTTGATCGTTTGTGGCTACCAGAAGAAGTGCGCAAAACGCAGTTGGTATTTATCGGCAAAGGCATTAGTAAAGAGCAGGTTGAGAATGTATTACATGATGCTTTGAGTGCTTGA
- the cobN gene encoding cobaltochelatase subunit CobN, with the protein MHLLAAKPGGFVDDEGIVDLGQSPADLVILAAADSVLGALGSALDQLSIDAKALPSVRLANWMQLVKPAAYDLYEHKVLDHAKVVVVSLLGGEHYWEYGFLRLQEWAQAKAGRTLIVVPGDDSQDPSLTSVSTAKPEDCYRVWRYLRESGQANSQQLFYFLTDRYFGTSCPWQEPAPLPSALIYHAGHSSGFAQWQKHYADELIQGSPVAILAFYRSHLQSGNTAMFDGLIEILEQEGLVPLAVAVSSLKDDVSVGLIESLVERTQAKVILNTTGFAANRVGSPDLASEPTDFQSAFASPIPVLQLILSGSTEEDWQGQTQGLRSRDVAMQIVLPEMDGRIITRAVSFKALSHYNDIAQVDLVRYELQEERACFVAQLAKRFANLASKPNHEKRIAFVLANYPTKDGRIGNGVGLDTPASTVNLLKALEAAGYPIANIPDHGNALIEELLGAVTNNPNTLHERGCWQSLALEDYLHYFYQLPLECQNAVWDRWGPPEDDHKCREQNGQRRIMLAGIRLGETFVGIQPARGFNLDLAANYHDPDLIPPHSYLAFYFWLRHVYKVDAFVHVGKHGNLEWLPGKGTALSASCWPDIALGPMPHFYPFIVNDPGEGAQAKRRTQAVIIDHLMPPMTRAETYGDMAELENLVDEYYQAMGMDVRRETWLREQILEKVQTTHLLEELTGVQADNDDSVLEGLDTYLCEIKEAQIRHGLHRLGELPEDDKLADTLVALLRLPRGSEVSSQGILHVLVKDLSLEQDDFDPMKSERAPWLGNKPELLQSVSELAWRSHADTKERLELLAKSLVLSHLIGEDSTDELATKLPQTAVLLAHSKKRLLVALQQSAHDEIQALITGLAGGFIPPGPSGAPTRGRLDTLPTGRNFFSVDNRAIPSPAAWAIGQQSAEALIQRHLQEHGDYPKDLGLSVWGTATMRTGGDDIAQAFALMGIRPIWAPGSNRVTDFEILSCMQLGRPRVDVTLRVSGFFRDAFANVMRLYDAAVQAIAAYQEPGTGNVIRANVEARKSKLLAQGMNEAEANRQATYRVFGSKPGAYGAGLQGLIDERCWDTKADLAEAYVNWGGYAYGSYSDNADDNHNKGDGEGVEAKAAFIERLSQLDAVVQNQDNREHDILDSDDYYQFQGGMTNAVTEFSGQAPSVYHSDHSNPSSPKIRTLKEELNRVVRSRVLNPKWIDAMQTHGYKGAFEMTATVDYLFAYDATTDLVADYQYEQVTDRLLLDPDNQAFMRDNNPHALEEMGERLLEAIQRGMWQNADVHREKIQSLLLDLDQQQEQRQ; encoded by the coding sequence GTGCACTTATTAGCAGCCAAACCGGGTGGCTTTGTTGACGACGAAGGGATTGTCGATCTTGGGCAATCCCCAGCCGACTTAGTTATTTTGGCCGCGGCGGATAGTGTACTTGGTGCGCTGGGTAGTGCTTTAGATCAATTATCTATTGATGCAAAGGCACTACCTTCTGTTCGCCTTGCTAATTGGATGCAGTTGGTCAAACCCGCTGCTTACGATTTATACGAGCACAAGGTGCTTGATCATGCCAAGGTCGTTGTTGTCTCACTACTGGGTGGTGAACATTATTGGGAGTATGGCTTTCTGCGCTTGCAAGAATGGGCGCAAGCCAAAGCGGGTCGTACCTTAATTGTCGTGCCTGGGGATGACTCGCAAGACCCTTCGTTAACGAGTGTTTCTACCGCAAAGCCAGAAGACTGCTATCGAGTGTGGCGTTATCTACGGGAAAGTGGTCAAGCAAACTCTCAACAATTATTCTATTTCCTCACGGATCGTTACTTCGGTACATCTTGTCCTTGGCAAGAGCCTGCTCCTTTACCGAGCGCCTTGATTTATCATGCCGGTCATTCTTCTGGTTTTGCCCAGTGGCAGAAGCACTATGCCGATGAATTAATTCAGGGCTCTCCGGTCGCCATCTTGGCGTTCTATCGTTCACATCTACAAAGCGGCAACACTGCCATGTTTGATGGCTTGATCGAGATATTAGAGCAGGAAGGCTTAGTGCCGCTTGCCGTAGCGGTAAGTTCACTAAAAGACGATGTATCGGTGGGTTTGATCGAATCGTTAGTGGAACGCACTCAAGCTAAGGTGATTTTAAACACCACAGGTTTCGCTGCCAATCGTGTGGGCAGCCCAGATTTAGCCTCGGAGCCAACGGATTTTCAATCTGCGTTCGCGTCGCCTATTCCGGTTTTACAGTTGATTCTTTCTGGTAGTACCGAAGAGGATTGGCAAGGACAAACTCAAGGCCTTCGCAGTCGTGATGTCGCCATGCAAATCGTCTTGCCAGAAATGGACGGACGTATTATTACCCGCGCGGTGAGTTTTAAAGCGTTAAGTCATTACAACGACATTGCTCAAGTGGATTTGGTGCGTTACGAATTACAGGAAGAGCGTGCATGTTTTGTTGCTCAACTTGCCAAGCGTTTTGCTAATTTAGCTAGCAAACCAAATCATGAAAAACGTATCGCCTTTGTGTTAGCAAACTACCCAACCAAAGATGGTCGTATTGGTAACGGCGTTGGTTTGGATACACCGGCCTCGACGGTGAATCTATTAAAAGCCTTAGAAGCGGCGGGTTATCCGATTGCGAATATTCCCGATCACGGTAACGCCTTGATTGAAGAATTACTCGGCGCAGTGACCAATAATCCCAACACCTTGCATGAGCGCGGTTGCTGGCAAAGCCTCGCTTTAGAAGACTACTTACATTATTTCTATCAGTTGCCGTTGGAATGCCAGAACGCGGTTTGGGATCGCTGGGGGCCGCCAGAAGACGATCATAAATGCCGCGAGCAAAATGGCCAGCGACGCATCATGTTGGCAGGCATTCGGCTTGGCGAAACCTTTGTTGGTATTCAGCCGGCCCGTGGTTTTAATTTAGATTTGGCAGCGAATTATCATGACCCAGATTTGATTCCGCCTCACAGCTATTTGGCTTTTTACTTTTGGTTGCGTCACGTCTACAAAGTCGATGCCTTTGTTCATGTGGGGAAACATGGCAACCTTGAATGGTTACCGGGTAAAGGCACGGCTTTGTCTGCCTCTTGTTGGCCGGATATTGCTTTGGGTCCGATGCCGCATTTTTATCCTTTTATTGTGAATGACCCAGGTGAGGGCGCGCAGGCAAAACGCCGTACGCAAGCTGTGATTATTGATCATCTTATGCCGCCCATGACCCGTGCTGAAACCTATGGCGACATGGCCGAGCTAGAAAATTTAGTCGATGAATATTACCAAGCCATGGGCATGGATGTACGCCGTGAAACCTGGCTACGTGAGCAGATTCTTGAAAAGGTCCAAACCACGCATCTGCTTGAAGAGCTGACAGGAGTGCAAGCGGACAATGATGACTCTGTACTGGAAGGGTTAGATACCTATTTATGTGAGATAAAAGAAGCGCAAATCCGCCATGGTTTGCATCGTCTAGGAGAATTGCCCGAAGACGATAAACTTGCCGATACGCTAGTAGCTTTGTTGCGTTTGCCTCGCGGTAGTGAGGTTTCCAGTCAAGGCATTCTACACGTCTTGGTTAAAGACTTGTCGCTGGAACAAGACGATTTTGATCCGATGAAAAGTGAGCGAGCGCCTTGGCTAGGTAATAAGCCTGAGCTTTTACAATCAGTAAGCGAACTAGCGTGGCGCAGCCATGCAGACACCAAGGAACGCTTAGAGTTATTGGCTAAATCACTGGTTTTGAGTCATTTGATTGGCGAAGACTCCACTGACGAGTTAGCAACAAAACTCCCTCAAACCGCCGTGTTATTGGCGCACAGTAAAAAACGCTTATTGGTTGCTTTGCAGCAAAGTGCTCATGATGAAATTCAGGCGTTAATAACAGGATTGGCTGGTGGTTTTATTCCCCCAGGCCCAAGCGGCGCCCCGACACGTGGCCGACTTGATACCTTGCCTACCGGACGGAACTTTTTTTCTGTGGATAATCGCGCTATTCCATCGCCTGCAGCTTGGGCTATTGGTCAGCAATCGGCCGAAGCACTGATTCAACGACACTTACAAGAACATGGTGATTATCCGAAAGATTTAGGTTTGTCCGTGTGGGGAACTGCTACCATGCGAACGGGCGGCGATGATATTGCTCAAGCTTTTGCACTGATGGGTATTCGTCCGATTTGGGCGCCGGGATCAAACCGTGTGACGGATTTTGAAATTCTTTCCTGCATGCAATTAGGTCGTCCACGAGTGGATGTGACTTTGCGTGTCTCAGGTTTTTTCCGTGATGCGTTTGCCAACGTCATGCGGCTCTATGATGCGGCCGTACAAGCCATTGCGGCATATCAAGAGCCGGGAACGGGCAACGTGATTCGCGCCAATGTGGAAGCGAGAAAAAGTAAACTACTTGCTCAAGGTATGAATGAAGCTGAGGCGAATCGCCAAGCGACTTATCGTGTATTCGGCAGTAAACCTGGGGCTTATGGCGCGGGTTTACAAGGCTTGATTGATGAGCGTTGTTGGGACACCAAAGCGGATCTTGCCGAAGCCTATGTGAACTGGGGCGGCTATGCTTATGGCTCTTATAGCGATAACGCTGATGATAATCATAACAAGGGGGATGGCGAAGGCGTCGAAGCAAAAGCGGCTTTTATTGAGCGTTTGTCACAACTGGATGCGGTTGTGCAAAACCAAGACAATCGCGAGCACGACATTCTCGATTCAGACGATTATTATCAGTTCCAAGGCGGCATGACCAACGCTGTTACCGAGTTTAGTGGTCAAGCGCCGAGCGTTTATCATAGTGATCACTCTAACCCGAGTTCGCCAAAAATTCGTACCTTAAAAGAAGAGCTTAATCGTGTGGTGCGCTCACGAGTATTAAACCCGAAATGGATCGACGCCATGCAAACCCATGGCTATAAAGGTGCGTTTGAAATGACCGCCACCGTGGATTATTTATTCGCCTACGATGCGACAACCGATCTGGTGGCGGATTATCAATATGAGCAAGTGACCGATCGATTGTTGCTTGATCCAGACAACCAAGCTTTTATGCGCGATAATAACCCCCACGCGCTAGAAGAAATGGGTGAGCGCTTATTAGAAGCCATCCAGCGTGGCATGTGGCAAAATGCCGATGTGCACCGAGAAAAAATTCAATCCTTGTTGCTTGATTTAGATCAGCAACAAGAACAACGTCAGTGA
- a CDS encoding sirohydrochlorin chelatase — translation MSNKEQAKKGIMICGHGSRDKDAEREFGLVAKGLKARYPDLPVEYGFLEFSAPNIHMGLNSLVDQGVEEIYAVPGMLFAATHAKNDIPSVLTTYEEKHPGLKVTYGRELGLQDDMIEAFQARIYESLGLDPENPPENLYDTMLVVVGRGTSDTSANAEAAKLTRIVNENMGFGWADTVYSGVTYPSVGVGLEKLMKLGFKRIVVAPYFLFTGRLIKRIQGYVDKVAQENPSIDFIQTPYLNDHPRVIDAFQNRVEEIMQGELQTGEETLMNSFKRRLAAGEVDVHHHHAEFVDPQDDTQGLSEFDTKHFTNLVQALDHADHGHSLVLKHHDHGHSHDNSHGHSHSHGHSHSHGHSHDHSHGHSHGVYKHIGHPMGPRTMIGEGICCCFMGQFTDEILEEEKDKIDGDCTKTAFAHR, via the coding sequence ATGAGTAATAAAGAACAGGCCAAAAAGGGCATTATGATTTGTGGTCACGGCAGCCGTGATAAAGACGCGGAGCGTGAATTTGGCCTAGTGGCAAAAGGACTTAAAGCGCGTTATCCCGACCTTCCTGTTGAATACGGTTTTCTAGAATTTTCTGCGCCGAATATTCACATGGGCTTAAACAGTTTGGTCGACCAAGGGGTAGAAGAAATATACGCGGTGCCAGGCATGTTATTTGCGGCTACCCATGCGAAAAATGACATTCCCTCTGTTTTGACCACATACGAAGAAAAACACCCTGGGTTAAAAGTCACTTATGGGCGCGAATTAGGCCTGCAAGATGACATGATCGAAGCGTTCCAAGCGCGTATTTATGAATCGCTTGGTTTAGATCCAGAAAATCCACCAGAGAATCTATATGACACCATGTTGGTGGTGGTTGGTCGTGGTACGTCTGATACCTCTGCCAATGCCGAAGCGGCTAAGCTAACGCGTATCGTTAACGAAAACATGGGCTTTGGTTGGGCGGACACCGTTTATTCCGGTGTGACTTACCCATCAGTTGGTGTGGGCCTTGAAAAGCTTATGAAGCTTGGCTTTAAACGCATTGTCGTTGCGCCATATTTCTTGTTTACGGGTCGATTGATCAAGCGTATACAAGGTTATGTTGATAAAGTTGCCCAAGAAAACCCAAGCATTGACTTCATTCAAACGCCTTACTTGAATGACCACCCTCGTGTGATCGACGCTTTTCAAAACCGTGTCGAAGAGATCATGCAGGGCGAATTACAAACTGGCGAAGAAACCTTGATGAACTCTTTTAAGCGTCGCCTTGCAGCGGGTGAAGTGGATGTCCATCATCACCATGCCGAATTTGTTGATCCACAAGATGATACTCAAGGCTTATCGGAATTCGATACCAAACACTTTACTAACCTAGTTCAAGCGCTAGATCATGCGGATCATGGGCACTCATTAGTGTTGAAACATCATGACCACGGTCACTCCCATGATAATAGTCATGGACACTCTCATAGTCATGGACACTCTCATAGTCATGGTCATTCACACGATCATTCCCATGGTCACAGTCATGGTGTGTACAAGCACATCGGTCACCCAATGGGGCCGCGTACCATGATCGGTGAGGGTATTTGTTGCTGCTTTATGGGGCAGTTTACTGATGAAATTTTGGAAGAAGAGAAAGATAAAATCGACGGTGATTGCACTAAAACGGCGTTTGCTCATAGGTAG